A single Vidua chalybeata isolate OUT-0048 chromosome 20, bVidCha1 merged haplotype, whole genome shotgun sequence DNA region contains:
- the RABEP1 gene encoding rab GTPase-binding effector protein 1: MAQAGPSAQTEDALLQRVAELEKVNAEFLRTKQQLEQEFNQKRAKFKELYLAKEEDLKRQNAVLQAAQDDLGQLRTQLMEAHAEMENIKAIATVSETTKQEAIDEVKRQWQEEVASLQAIMKETVRDYELQYHHRMEQERAQWSQYRENMEREIAELRRRLSEGQEEENLENEMKKAQEDAEKLRSVVMPMEKEIAALKEKLAEAEEKIKAASEVKELNHYLEAEKSCRTDLEMYVAVLNTQKSVLQEDAEKLRKELHEVCHLLEQERQQHNQLKHTWQKANDQFLESQRLLMRDMQRMEIVLTSEQLRQVEELKKKDQEEDDQQRLSKRKEEKQKDSDDETKASCSLAPEETLTQLSNEEVHVNSTHGSVHSLDADLLLSSGESFNKPDSDMFKDGLRRAQSTDSLGTSGSLQSKALGYNNKAKSAGNLDESDFGPLVGADSVSENFDTASLGSLQMPSGFMLTKDQEKAIKAMTPEQEETASLLSSVTQGVESAYVSPSGYRLVSETEWNLLQKEVQNAGNKLGRRCDMCSNYEKQLQGIQIQEAETRDQVKKLQVMLRQANDQLEKTMKDKQELEDYMKQSAEDSSNQISLLMAKCQKSENFLSELQQAFLQAKRSVQEQMAVLTQSREQVSEELVRLQKDNESLQGKHSLHVSLQQAEDFILPEAAEELRELILKYREDIISVRTAADHLEEKLKAEILFLKEQIQAEQYLKENIEETLQLEIENCKEEIASISSLKAELERIKAEKEQLESSSQENLQQLESLQEAKSALEEQLKKETAAKANLEQLVFEEKNKAQRLQTELDVSEQVQRDFVKLSQTLQVQLERIRQADSLERIRAILNDTKLTDINQLPET, translated from the exons atgCTCTTCTACAACGGGTAGCAGAATTGGAAAAGGTCAATGCAGAATTTCTGCGCACAAAGCAGCAACTTGAGCAAGAATTTAATCAAAAGAGAGCAAAATTTAAGGAGTTATACCTGGCTAAGGAAG AGGACCTGAAAAGACAGaatgcagtgctgcaggcagcccagGATGACCTGGGCCAGCTGCGGACCCAGCTGATGGAGGCCCACGCTGAAATGGAGAACATCAAGGCCATAGCCACAGTGTCAGAGACCACCAAGCAGGAGGCCATCGATGAGGTCAAGAGGCAGTGGCAAGAAGAAGTGGCTTCCCTCCAGGCCATCATGAAAG AGACTGTTCGTGACTATGAGCTGCAGTATCACCACAGGATGGAGCAAGAGCGAGCTCAGTGGAGCCAGTACCGAGAGAACATGGAGCGGGAAATTGCGGAGTTAAGGAGGCGACTCTCTGAAGGCCAGGAGGAAGAAAACctagaaaatgaaatgaaaaag GCTCAGGAAGATGCCGAGAAGCTGCGCTCAGTTGTGATGCCCATGGAGAAAGAGATTGCAGCCCTAAAGGAGAAACTGgcagaagctgaagaaaaaataaaagcagcatcaGAG gTTAAAGAACTGAACCATTATTTAGAAGCTGAGAAGTCATGTAGGACAGACTTGGAGATGTACGTGGCTGTTCTCAACACACAAAAATCAGTCCTGCAAGAAGATGCAGAGAAGTTGAGGAAGGAGCTGCATGAAG TTTGCCATCTCCTAGAGcaagagaggcagcagcacaaccAGCTGAAACACACGTGGCAGAAAGCCAATGACCAGTTCCTGGAGTCCCAGAGGCTGCTGATGAGGGACATGCAGAGGATGGAAATTGTGCTGACCTCAGAGCAGCTCCGGCAGGtggaagagctgaaaaaaaaggatcag GAAGAAGATGATCAGCAAAGGCTCAgcaagagaaaggaagagaagcagaaagattCAGATGATGAAACAAAAGCTTCATGTTCTCTGGCCCCTGAAGAAACCCTTACTCAGCTCTCTAATGAAGAG GTGCATGTGAATAGCACCCATGGCTCAGTCCATTCCCTGGATGCAGACTTGCTTCTTTCCTCTGGCGAATCCTTCAATAAACCAGACTCTGATATGTTTAAAGATGGACTTAGGAGAGCACAGTCAACAGACAGTCTGGGCACATCTGGATCCTTACAGTCCAAAGCTTTAGGGTacaacaacaaagcaaaatctGCTGGGAACCTGGATGAGTCAGATTTTGGACCACTTGTTGGAGCAGATTCAGTGTCTGAGAACTTTGATACGGCTTCCCTTGGATCCCTGCAAATGCCGAGCGGGTTCATGTTGACCAAAGATCAGGAAAAAGCAATCAAAGCAATGACACCAGAGCAAGAAGAGACtgcttccctgctctccagTGTCACCCAGGGTGTGGAAAGTGCTTATGTGTCCCCCAGCGGGTACCGCCTGGTCAGCGAGACAGAGTGGAACCTGCTGCAGAAGGAG GTGCAGAATGCAGGGAACAAGCTGGGCAGGCGCTGTGACATGTGCTCCAATTATGAGAAGCAGTTGCAAGGGATCCAGATCCAGGAGGCTGAGACCAGAGACCAG GTGAAAAAGCTGCAGGTGATGCTGAGGCAAGCTAATGACCAGCTGGAAAAGACAATGAAAGATAAACAGGAATTGGAGGATTACATGAAACAAAGTGCTGAAGACTCCTCTAATCAG atCTCCTTGCTCATGGCCAAATGTCAGAAGTCAGAGAATTTCCTCagtgagctgcagcaggcaTTTCTGCAAGCCAAGAGAAGTGTCCAGGAGCAAATG GCTGTCCTGACACAGTCAAGGGAGCAGGTTTCAGAAGAGTTGGTGAGACTGCAAAAAGATAATGAAAGTCTtcaaggaaaacacagcttgCATGTGTCCTTACAGCAGGCGGAAGATTTCATTCTACCAGAAGCAGCAGag GAGCTCCGGGAGCTGATCCTCAAGTACCGGGAGGACATCATCAGTGTGAGGACAGCAGCAGATCACCTCGAGGAGAAGCTGAAGGCAGAGATCCTGTTCTTGAAAGAACAGATCCAAGCTGAacaatatttgaaagaaaacatagaAGAAACTCTACAGCTGGAAATAGAGAATTGCAAAGAGGAAATAG cttcCATTTCCAGTTTAAAAGCTGAACTGGaaagaataaaagcagaaaaggagcag TTGGAAAGTTCTTCACAGGaaaacctgcagcagctggagagtcTGCAGGAGGCAAAGAGTGCTCTAGAAGAACAGCTGAAGAAGGAGACTGCAGCAAAG GCCAACCTTGAGCAGCTGGTGTTTGAAGAGAAGAACAAAGCCCAGCGGTTGCAGACTGAATTAGATGTCAGTGAGCAAGTGCAGAGAGACTTTGTAAAGCTTTCTCAGACACTTCAG GTGCAGCTGGAGAGGATCCGGCAGGCAGATTCCCTGGAGAGGATCCGTGCAATCCTGAACGACACAAAACTGACGGACATTAATCAGCTCCCTGAAACATGA